The nucleotide sequence GCCGCCGCCCGGCACCGGTGTGACGGCGAGCTGCGCACACCGGCCGGACGGCAGGTCCGTGTGCCGGGGCCCGTCCTCGCACAGCACCGCACCGCCGAGCGCGAGATCGCCGAGTACCTGCTGGTCCGCGGCGGACAGCCGGCGCACCCCGGGCGAGGTGAGCAGGAACGCGCCGTCGGTGGCGAGCACCCAGTTGTGTCCGGCCGCCTCGGCGGCCGCGTACCCGTCGTGCACCGTGCGGGCCAGCCGGGTCCGGCGGTCCCGCACGAGCGACCCGACGTCGGCGGCGAGCCGGCGGGCCAGCGCGAGCCCCAGCTCACCCGGCGGTGCGGACGCGTGCCCGAGGACCACGACGACGTCGCCCGGCCCGCCGTCGTCCCGCGGGACGACGGCGGCGGCCTCCGCCAACCAGCTCAGGTCCGGATGCAGGTGCTCCGGGCCGTCGACGCGGGCCGAGCCGCCGCCGTGCAGGGCGAGTGCGGCGGCGGTGGTGCCGACGACGTCCTCGGCGAGCCGGAACCCGGGCGTGACCAGCACGGCGTCGAGCAGCCCCGCCAGCGCGCCGTCGCCGTCCCGGCGGACCCGCAGCACGCCGTCCTCGCCGACCAGCGCCACCGAGTACGGCAGCTCCGGGCTGAGCGCGACGAACCGGGCGAACACCTCGTCGGCCTCGGCCACCGCCGAGCCGGCGGCCTCGTGCCCGGCGAAGACCGGCTCGCCCACCTTCGAGCGCTCCCACGAGCGGAGCACTTCCGGGCGCACCGCAGGAGACGGGCCGAGCCGGCCGGCCGTCAGGAAGCTGCGGCGGGCCGACTCGACCGCGATCGGGTCCATCGTCGTCAGGGGCCGTCAGGACTCGGTGTCGAGCAGTTCCTGGAGGTGGTGGTCGATCTGACCGATGTAGGTCGGCGCGATCCCGAACAGCGCGAGGTGCCCGAGCAGGTCGTCGATCACCCGGATCGTCGCGTGCGGGGTCAGCTCCAGCTCGGCCTCGTGGTCACGGACCGGGAAGAACATGTCCTCGTTGATCGGCAGGATCCGGGCGACGGCGGTGTTGCGCCCCAGGGCCGCCTCCAGGTCACCGTCGGTGTGCCGGGCGACGTCGCCGCGCTGCCACTTCCAGGCCATGCAGAGCAGGTCGTTGGGGTCCATCTGGGTGAAGTAGGGCTCCAGGAAGCCCTCGATGAACTGTTCCTTCGACTCGAACTCCAGCGCCCGCCACAGCTCCTGCTTCCAGAACTCGGTCGAGAAGCCCATCACGGCCCAGATACCGGCGTGCCGCTTGAGCCCGTCGACGACGTCGGCGTTCGAGGAGTACTCGCCGTCCTTGAAGCCGGGATCGGAGGTGATCGCCTCGATCAGGGCCTTGGTGTAGAGGAAGTCGTGCGGGGTGTTCTGCGCGGTGCCCGCGATCGGCGCGGCCCGCTTGGCCTTGCCCGGGAAGCGCACCATCCACTCGTAGGTCTGCTGGGCGCCCATCGAGCCCCCGACGACGAGCTGCAGTGTCTCGATGCCGAAGTGCTCGCGCAGCAACTGCTCCTGGGCGCGGACGTCATCGCCGATCCGCACCTTCGGGAACTGCGACATGGCGATCTTCGCGTTCGCCCCGGAGGCGTTGTGCGGGCTGGTGGACAGCCCGTTACCGATCTGG is from Pseudonocardia autotrophica and encodes:
- a CDS encoding alpha/beta fold hydrolase; protein product: MAIENPYYGHEFHGDYDLISIGEFALEEGGVIPDLHLAVATFGTLNAAGDNAILVTTWYSGTHQIFRDVYIGPDRALNPDKYFIVVVNQIGNGLSTSPHNASGANAKIAMSQFPKVRIGDDVRAQEQLLREHFGIETLQLVVGGSMGAQQTYEWMVRFPGKAKRAAPIAGTAQNTPHDFLYTKALIEAITSDPGFKDGEYSSNADVVDGLKRHAGIWAVMGFSTEFWKQELWRALEFESKEQFIEGFLEPYFTQMDPNDLLCMAWKWQRGDVARHTDGDLEAALGRNTAVARILPINEDMFFPVRDHEAELELTPHATIRVIDDLLGHLALFGIAPTYIGQIDHHLQELLDTES